The nucleotide sequence GCATACACTAAATTCGTGCATACGCGCTCATTAAGTGTCTGCGGATTCCTCATGATTGGGCGGGTCAACAAGTCATGCAGCAGATCATGCAGGCATGACTGCTGTATGACCTTTTGACCCTGGCATCATATCAATTCCCAGGTAACATTTTGTGAATCCAGAAATCTGCACGCTTTTTTCAGATATTTTTCATCCATGTTCAGAACCAGACTTCCATATACATCTTCCCTGAAATCCTCAAGTCTGGCCCAGCAGATATTAAATTCTGCATCCAGCTCTTTTGCCATCTGCGTTACTATCGGGCGCTGATTTCCCTCTCCATAAAAGAAAAGCTTTAGATTTACGCCGCTTTGGGGAAGTTTTTCGCTGTCTTCCCTAAGGAATGCCCTGATTTCCTCTTCCTTGGGCCATACAAACAGCCGCTCCGGTTTTCCTACTGCAAGAACCTTTCCATTGCTTAAAAAGGCGACCTTCTGGCATATCTGCTTTACGACTTCCATCTGATGAGTTACAACAACTATTGTAATACCCATCTCCCTGTTTATTTTCTGGAGAAGTGAGAGAATCCCCCTCGTTATCTCAGGATCGAGGGCACTTGTCGCTTCATCACAAAGGAGAAATTCAGGATCAAGCACAAGAGCCCTTGCTATCGCAACTCTCTGCTTCTGCCCGCCTGAAAGTTCCCTCGGCTTTGCATGTACCTTTTCCTCAAGTCCGACAAGCCTTATCAGATTCAGTATTTTTTCCTTCGCCTCAGGGGTATTTGTCTTTATCCCCCAGAATTTCATCGGAAGTGCCACATTCTGATATACATCAAGACGTTCCAGCAGATTAAATCCCTGAAAGATCATCCCCATTCTTTTCTGAAGAAGGCGAAGTGCCTTTTTATCCTTTATATCAACCTTCTGTCCGTCAACAGAAATATTTCCGCCGTCGTAGGACTCGAGTCCGTTTATACAGCGAAGAAGCGTTGATTTACCTGCACCGGACTGGCCAATTATTCCGAATATTTCCCCATCATCAATATCAATGGAAATATCCCTCAAAACCTCAGTCTTTTTGAAAGATTTTCTGACATTTTCAATCTTTATCATTATTTCCCAGACCTCTTATATTTAATTTGTTTCACTACTATAACACAAAGTCCAGTATTTTTCCAATAAAGCCTGCACACAAAAAGATGCGCCTGCAGACAGACGCATCTGATCACGAAATATTGTAACTGTTCAGGTGCCCTGAACAATTACGAAAAATTTTCAGTTCTTATTCCGCATCTATATACGAAGCAATGACAGCACCCTTGTAGGTCTCCTCGATATAATCCTTGACCTTATCAGACTGAATAGCCTTAATAAGAGCCGCTGTCTTTTCGGAAGTCTCGTTTCCTTCCTTAACTACAATAAAGTTCGTTCTTTTGATCGTTGTCTCGTCATCAAATTCCTCAATATCAAGTGCTGGATGGCTTGAAGGAAGATCTGCCTCAAGCGCATAGTTTCCATTAATGGCTGCGGCATCAAGATCAGGCAGTGAAAGTGCAAGAGACGCTGCTTCAAGCGGTGTTATCACATACCCATGAGGATTTGCCTCACTGTCCTTAGTAAGTGAATCCTCTGTATAATTATCATCTGTTCCAAATCCTCCGTTAGATGTCAGCAGACCCTTCTGTACAAGCAGATCTACTGCCCTGAGACCATTATCCGGGTCGTTCGGGATACCGATCGATGCCCCATCAGGAATTTCATCAAGTGAACTGTATTTTTCTGAATAGATTCCCATAGGCTCAATGTGAACGCCCGCTACTGCTGCAAGATGGAGTCCGGCATCCTCATTCTGCTGTTTCATATATCCCAGGGTCTGGAAGTAGTTTGCATCAAGCTCATCCGACTCAAGTGATGTATTTGGAAGTACGTAATCCGAGAAAACCACAGTCTCCAGTGTCCAACCATCTGCTGCAAGCACTTCCTTTACTACGTTGTCCAGTATTTCAGCATGTGGAACTGCCGTAGCCCCAACCCTTATTACCTTGTCTCCATCAGAAGCCGGAGCTGCTGCTGTATCTGCCGCTGTATCTGCTGCAGTTTCAGTTGAAGCTGCAGCTGCCTCCCCAGCCGGAGCAGTCGCTGAAGAGCTGCTGCCACAGCCTGAAAGAATTCCCGTTAAAAAAAGTCCTGCCAGAAAAACCGATAAAATTTTCTTTTTCATAGTATTTTCCCTCCTCTAATGATACCTGCTATCACCGATCATCTCATGCTAACTATATTAGCATAATTTAATAATTTGTTAAATTAAAATATATCAATTACCAGTGATAACTTTTACTTATCAGAGACAACCGGTGTTGTTATCAAAAAATGGTGCCGCCTTTTACTCCAGCAACGAATCTGTATAAATGCCGTAAATCCCATGACTGAAATATTCATCTGCAAGGCTGTCATCATTTATCGTATGTACAAAACACTTAAATCCCTTATCAAGAAGTATTTCTTTAAGTTCACCACTCTCATGGAGTTCTTTTTCACGTTCTTCATTCAATGTTATGACCCTTATCCCTTTTTCCCTGGCAAACTCAGCCTCATGGGCAGCCTCGAATTCCGGATCATTATCAAATCCATACCATGTATATATTATGGAATTCCATGAATATACATCCATGATCATGTCAAGCATATCTTCAAAATAAATCTGAGGTATAAAATGATCTATCATTTCAGGTGCATACTGCATGATCGTGCTGTATATTTTTTCATATTCCCTGCTTATCTCCTCACTCTCCTCGGCTCCGTACTTTCCATCGATCACTATATAGCAGTCCGGATAATCCTTTATGATCTTTGTAAAATCCTCAAATGAAAGGGGTGTATACTTCCCGTAGATTTTTGCTCCAAGAAACTCTTCAGATGAAAGGGGTTCTTTGTTTTCATCACTGTCCCTTTCTATTCCCAGGATCTTTTTTATATCCTTGTTTCTCCAGCTATGAAAAAGCACAAGTTCATCGTCACTTGTAATTTTTATATCAATTTCAAATACTCTGTAGCCCTTTTCATAATTTTGAAGAAATGCCTCTTTTGAATTCGTATAACTGTACTCGTCTATACTTCCAAGTGCATGACATATATATCTGTTTTTTTCAAGCCAGCTGTAATCATAACCTTTACTGTCAAATCTGTCACCGCAGCCTGTAAGCGCTGTCATGAGCAGGATGATCACAAACGGCAGAAAGATTTTTTCAAGCTTTATCATTTATAATCATCCTTATCATCAAAAAGCTCATAATACTGTAATTTTCTGTAATCAATCACCTTATCGGCATTATCTTCCACCGGACCGGATGACCCGTTTTTGTCCACAACCCTTATAGCCGACAGAATAGGAATATTATCCGATATCTTATCAGCCAGTGTACGATATTTTGTAAGAGGTATTCCCGCAGCCCTTAACATATAATTGCCAAGATAATTAAGAGAGGTCTCTACTCCGTGTTCCTCCTCTATGTCATAATTAGCCCATATAACAAAGGGAACTCTGTATATATTCTCATTAGCTTCCTCGTCAAGCTCCTGATAATCATTTCCGTTAAGCTCATATATTTTCCTCAAAACAGAAGGTGAAGGCTGATGATCTCCAAACATTACAACTATTGTTTTTCTATCAGACTTTTCAAGCTTTTCCGTAAATTCCTGCAGAGCCTCATCCGACAATTTGACCAGCGAGAGGTAATTATTAAGTCTCTTAACATATTTATCCTCAAGGTCATCAAGTCCATCAACAAAAACGGTTCTTTCAAAATTCTCCGGATCGCCGTCGTATCCAGAATGGTTCTGCATAGTAACTGAAAAGGAAAATACCGGCGAATCAGGGTTTTCCCTGTTATCAAGCTCATACTCTATCTGGTCAAAAAGACTTTTGTCCGAGATGTAATCCCTGACGATCGTTGGATTGAACTGGTAGAAATAATCCTGAAAGTGAATTTCATCAAATCCAAGGTGAGGATATACATTTTCACGGTTCCAGCCGCTCGACTCATAATCATGCATCCCGATCGTCTCATATCCAAGCGATGCAAGATACCATGGAAGGGCATCTATGTCTTTATTTACATATGACTGATAGGCTATACTTCCATCCGGTAAAAAAGCCATTGAATTTCCGGTAAGAAATTCAAACTCAGAATTTGGCGTATTTCCTCCATTGACTGATACATTAACATAGCCTGTTATGGAATTTTCTCCACCATCCTGCAGTGAATGGATAAACGGCATGTAATCCACATTAGTTGTAAAATTCCCGTCAACTTTTGGATCTGAAAAAGCCTCGTTCATTACAACGACTATGTCAGGATACTCTTCCTCTGCCCCGGACATATCCGGCTCTGTTTCATCCAGCAGATTCTTTTCTTCTGCCGCACTGTAACCTGACGGTTTTTCCACGGACATATATTTCATCTTATTTAAGAATCCCATTACATATCCGTTATACTGGGTAGTAACATATAATCTGAACTTACCCTCATGAAAACCTATCATCTTACAGAATTTTGTATCCTGCAGACCCGTTGCCAGACCTGCAAATGCGGCAAGAGCGACTATTCCGGTCACAATTCTCAATACTGTCTTTTTAAATATCTTTTTTGCATCAACGTTACAGAAAAATGTCAATACAAAAAGTCCCACACAGCACAGGGTTCCGATGATCATCCGTGTATTCGGTGTGTAGTCGTAATTACCCGCAACATTCATGGCAGTTCCAAAAGAAAATAAATCCCATGGCTGTATATATGAATCCCTGAATATAAAGACATAAGCATCTGCAAGTGCAAAAAACCAGAAAAATACGATCTCTATGCGCAGAGCCGCTTTCACTCTGCCTGTAACGGCTATCAAAAGCCATGCCATGATCTCAAAAAACACTATATTTACAATCTGCATGCTCAGCTTAATATTATCCGATATATTAAATATCATATATTCTGTCGAATAAAAAACAAGTGCAGGAATAATCACAAGCAGAATCCAGTCCGCCGTATTTCTTAATTTTTCTTTCATGATATCACTATATCCTTATTGACCGCAGCTGTTCAGGTCCCCTGAACAGTTACTATGAATTTACTAATATATTGACGCTTTCGTTTTAAGGCTTTTCAGCATTATGATAAATTCTATGAGTCCAAACAGTACAAATCCTGAAACTGTCAATATAAACCCGGTTCTCATATAGGGAGTCTCATAGCTTAAATAAATATCGTGTTCTCCGGCATCAAGCTCTACAGCCATATACATGTCATTTGCACATTTAAGCTCAGTTTCCTTTCCATCCACATATGCTGTCCAGCCTTCCGAATAAGGAACAGACAATGCAAGGATCTTCCCTCTGTCCAGATCTATGTTTCCGCTGATACTGTTCACACCGATTTCCACATTTTCCAGCATATCCTCTGACAGTTTCTCTATACCATCCTCTATGTCATCCGCACTATGTGCTATGACATCTATATCACTGAAATCATAGACACCTGCATCCTTAAAGTGAATCCTCATCTCACTGCCATCTGACTCCTTTATGTATCCAAGATTACAGATATAATCATCCTGTCCGCAATAATATATGTTCCTGTGGTTCATATAGTTAAACGTCCTGTAGATATCCCCATATGATACTGCTATGTTGGTATTATCCTCTGCCGTATGGGAGATATCCTGGATCTTCACCTCGTCACGCTCTATCGGTGAAAGGCTTTTCCATTCATCATCAGTGTACTTGTCCCTGTTGCTGATCTCCTCAAAGCCAAGACCCGTGATCATGAAATACAGCTCACAGTTATCTGTTTCCTCTATATCCAGGCGTGCCGATGCCCCATCCTTGGCTACATATATTTTGCCGTCCTCTATTTTTATGTTTTCGTTTTCTTCTATATTTTTGAGGACGCTTTTCTGCTTAAGATCCAGGTCTGTCTTTGGAAATGAGGATTCCTCCAGCACGACACCGTTCAGCATTGCCTCCTGCCTTTCGGACGGATCCATTTTTTCAAAATCCTCCTCACTTACCCAGCTGTCATATGTATATCCGAGTGATAAAGGATTATCAGCCTCATAGGCAAGGATTTTCCCGTCATCACTCTCCACCGATTCCCCGGTAGTATGATAGCCATGCGGAACCTTTGACTCACTTCCCTCCTTCACCAGCAGGTATTTCACTGAAGAAAGTGCCTGCAGGATACTCCTGCTGTCAAGATTCGAATACATATAGGTTCTTTCAGCATTTAGCGCAATATCCATGATAAATTCCGGAACATAGGGACCGGTCATGGACAGATAATAGTTGGTCGTATATTTGCCCCTGATCTCCGAACTGTTTCTCTGATAAGGGGTATCATACTCCTCTATCCTGTAAAATTCGTCTCCATGGGTTATCTCATCGGCATTTTCCTCTGCCAGTATTTTATTAGCCTCTGAAAATCCGAGATATTCCTTCATTCCATGATCTATGCCATCTTCTGAAAACCTGTAATAAGCATTGACCGTTATCCCGGCTACTGTCAGGAAAGCCACGAGATATCTGATATTGTATTTTCTCTCTGACGAGACCGCCAGCACTATAAACAGCAGTTCTGCGACCAGCAGGGCTGTCTGGCTCATTCCCTCCTTCGATCTGGAAATAAACGAAACTGAAGTTACAAACGCATACATCAGAACCGAAACAGTGAGTATTATTATCTGTTTCCTGCTTAATTTTTCAAAATACGGGATCATCAATGCCACTACATACGCAGCAAGCAGAGCCAGACACCAGCTCCACCTGTTCGCTGCATAGGCAAATCCGTTTAACGCATAGCCGGCAAAAGGTATCAGTGTGAAGGCGATCAAAACTCCCGTAGCTATCTTAACCTTTGTATATTTACCTTTGATAGTAAAAAGAGTCACTATCGAAAGATATGCCAAAGGTGTATATCCATAAACTGTCCAGGAATATGGAACAGTGTTTCCTGTAAATGCCTTCAGGTAATTCAGGTAATAGCTCAAAGGATATAAAGGCTCTACGACAACAGACGCACTGTATCTCGACGATGACATCATCGTCATGACTGCCGGGAGCAGGATCACTGCCGCGATCATCATTGATGCTGCCCCAAAAAGCAGAAATCTGCAGACTGTGATCAGTATTTTCCTTATTTCAGCCTTTTTCTCATTCACGATATATTTAAAGACCGCATAACCTATCGCAAGCACCACTATCATATAGAGAAAATAAAAATTGCTTACAGCAGCTGCTGCCAGTGATAAGATAAAGCCTGCCGGATTTTTATTTTCAAGGACATTATCTACTCCCATGAGTACAAACGGAAACCATATCAAAGGTACGATAAAACAGTACTGGTGCAGACAGTAAAAGATTCCCCATACCGAAAAGCAGTATATCATCGCTCCTGCAATTGCAGGCCTCTTCCCCGCTCCATGCCTCTTTATGAATAATGCAGCTCCAAGCCCGGCAAAATAAAGCTTGATGAAATAAAGGAGACAATAAAACTTGTCCATGTGGGCTTCAGGAATAAATGCACTCAGAAGCGTAAAGGGATCTCCCAACCCATAGTAATGCATGGATGTAAATATATCCGCACCAAATCCTATAGACATATCCCACATAGGAATGACAAGCCTGTGACTGCTGAGAAAAGTTCCTATGATCGTCTTGAAAAACCTGCTGCAGTAAAGGAGTGCAAGATAATGCTGCGCAAGCCCGTCCCCTTCCCATATGATAGATTTGTGATTGTACAGGAAATACCAGAAACAAAGCAGAAAAACTGCAGTAAAAACGATACTGTATTCAATAAAAAACGCATATTTCTTTTTACTTAAGCCAGCAT is from Lachnospiraceae bacterium C1.1 and encodes:
- a CDS encoding LTA synthase family protein encodes the protein MKEKLRNTADWILLVIIPALVFYSTEYMIFNISDNIKLSMQIVNIVFFEIMAWLLIAVTGRVKAALRIEIVFFWFFALADAYVFIFRDSYIQPWDLFSFGTAMNVAGNYDYTPNTRMIIGTLCCVGLFVLTFFCNVDAKKIFKKTVLRIVTGIVALAAFAGLATGLQDTKFCKMIGFHEGKFRLYVTTQYNGYVMGFLNKMKYMSVEKPSGYSAAEEKNLLDETEPDMSGAEEEYPDIVVVMNEAFSDPKVDGNFTTNVDYMPFIHSLQDGGENSITGYVNVSVNGGNTPNSEFEFLTGNSMAFLPDGSIAYQSYVNKDIDALPWYLASLGYETIGMHDYESSGWNRENVYPHLGFDEIHFQDYFYQFNPTIVRDYISDKSLFDQIEYELDNRENPDSPVFSFSVTMQNHSGYDGDPENFERTVFVDGLDDLEDKYVKRLNNYLSLVKLSDEALQEFTEKLEKSDRKTIVVMFGDHQPSPSVLRKIYELNGNDYQELDEEANENIYRVPFVIWANYDIEEEHGVETSLNYLGNYMLRAAGIPLTKYRTLADKISDNIPILSAIRVVDKNGSSGPVEDNADKVIDYRKLQYYELFDDKDDYK
- a CDS encoding phosphatidylinositol-specific phospholipase C/glycerophosphodiester phosphodiesterase family protein; this encodes MIKLEKIFLPFVIILLMTALTGCGDRFDSKGYDYSWLEKNRYICHALGSIDEYSYTNSKEAFLQNYEKGYRVFEIDIKITSDDELVLFHSWRNKDIKKILGIERDSDENKEPLSSEEFLGAKIYGKYTPLSFEDFTKIIKDYPDCYIVIDGKYGAEESEEISREYEKIYSTIMQYAPEMIDHFIPQIYFEDMLDMIMDVYSWNSIIYTWYGFDNDPEFEAAHEAEFAREKGIRVITLNEEREKELHESGELKEILLDKGFKCFVHTINDDSLADEYFSHGIYGIYTDSLLE
- a CDS encoding MetQ/NlpA family ABC transporter substrate-binding protein, whose product is MKKKILSVFLAGLFLTGILSGCGSSSSATAPAGEAAAASTETAADTAADTAAAPASDGDKVIRVGATAVPHAEILDNVVKEVLAADGWTLETVVFSDYVLPNTSLESDELDANYFQTLGYMKQQNEDAGLHLAAVAGVHIEPMGIYSEKYSSLDEIPDGASIGIPNDPDNGLRAVDLLVQKGLLTSNGGFGTDDNYTEDSLTKDSEANPHGYVITPLEAASLALSLPDLDAAAINGNYALEADLPSSHPALDIEEFDDETTIKRTNFIVVKEGNETSEKTAALIKAIQSDKVKDYIEETYKGAVIASYIDAE
- a CDS encoding methionine ABC transporter ATP-binding protein, which produces MIKIENVRKSFKKTEVLRDISIDIDDGEIFGIIGQSGAGKSTLLRCINGLESYDGGNISVDGQKVDIKDKKALRLLQKRMGMIFQGFNLLERLDVYQNVALPMKFWGIKTNTPEAKEKILNLIRLVGLEEKVHAKPRELSGGQKQRVAIARALVLDPEFLLCDEATSALDPEITRGILSLLQKINREMGITIVVVTHQMEVVKQICQKVAFLSNGKVLAVGKPERLFVWPKEEEIRAFLREDSEKLPQSGVNLKLFFYGEGNQRPIVTQMAKELDAEFNICWARLEDFREDVYGSLVLNMDEKYLKKACRFLDSQNVTWELI
- a CDS encoding YfhO family protein — translated: MLNKIKGIYAGLSKKKYAFFIEYSIVFTAVFLLCFWYFLYNHKSIIWEGDGLAQHYLALLYCSRFFKTIIGTFLSSHRLVIPMWDMSIGFGADIFTSMHYYGLGDPFTLLSAFIPEAHMDKFYCLLYFIKLYFAGLGAALFIKRHGAGKRPAIAGAMIYCFSVWGIFYCLHQYCFIVPLIWFPFVLMGVDNVLENKNPAGFILSLAAAAVSNFYFLYMIVVLAIGYAVFKYIVNEKKAEIRKILITVCRFLLFGAASMMIAAVILLPAVMTMMSSSRYSASVVVEPLYPLSYYLNYLKAFTGNTVPYSWTVYGYTPLAYLSIVTLFTIKGKYTKVKIATGVLIAFTLIPFAGYALNGFAYAANRWSWCLALLAAYVVALMIPYFEKLSRKQIIILTVSVLMYAFVTSVSFISRSKEGMSQTALLVAELLFIVLAVSSERKYNIRYLVAFLTVAGITVNAYYRFSEDGIDHGMKEYLGFSEANKILAEENADEITHGDEFYRIEEYDTPYQRNSSEIRGKYTTNYYLSMTGPYVPEFIMDIALNAERTYMYSNLDSRSILQALSSVKYLLVKEGSESKVPHGYHTTGESVESDDGKILAYEADNPLSLGYTYDSWVSEEDFEKMDPSERQEAMLNGVVLEESSFPKTDLDLKQKSVLKNIEENENIKIEDGKIYVAKDGASARLDIEETDNCELYFMITGLGFEEISNRDKYTDDEWKSLSPIERDEVKIQDISHTAEDNTNIAVSYGDIYRTFNYMNHRNIYYCGQDDYICNLGYIKESDGSEMRIHFKDAGVYDFSDIDVIAHSADDIEDGIEKLSEDMLENVEIGVNSISGNIDLDRGKILALSVPYSEGWTAYVDGKETELKCANDMYMAVELDAGEHDIYLSYETPYMRTGFILTVSGFVLFGLIEFIIMLKSLKTKASIY